A portion of the Cryptomeria japonica chromosome 5, Sugi_1.0, whole genome shotgun sequence genome contains these proteins:
- the LOC131077954 gene encoding pentatricopeptide repeat-containing protein At1g08070, chloroplastic, whose amino-acid sequence MKTLKQAASGFNHIIQSCKSFKQLNQTHARMLKTGSKDKKLLSKLVSMYVVLDSMEDAQMVFDKISGSKNAFLWNEMIRGYATNGPYVEAIRLYYQMKRTGQLADTYTFNFVLKACSALEALEEGRKIHDEIVRVGCESDLYVGNGLVGLYCRCGAMEIARQVFDKMRKRDVVLWNTMIAGYATHGPFEQAVAFFYRMQEESGIKPDTFSFNFVFKACAELSDLEEGKRIHDCVVRSRLGLDIYVGNSLVAMYAKCGNMEVAREIFDSMPDRDVVSWNSIIGGYGNNEECSEALLLFNRMQMEGLKPTRVTMPSVLKALADLAAMQQAKAIHGYVIQRGFDSDVVVGTGLIDLYAKCGSVEIACQVFDKMSKRNVISWSAMIDGYGMHGHGDKALELFVRMEQAGLKPDYVTFVCVLSACSHGGLVDEGWHYFNYMIEYYCIPPREEHYACMVDLLGRAGHLDEAQNFIENIPFEPGVTVWGSLLAACGIHGNIELGEKVAKRVLELDPQNAGRYVLLSNIYAAAGRWDQVIKVRSLMKERMVKKNPGCSLIEINNKVHSFLVGDRSHLDFDKIDAMLENLAVHMKEAGYVPNTNFVLHDVEEEVKEDLLGRHSEKLAIAFGLIKTSPGTPIRITKNLRVCGDCHVATKFISMIVKREIIVRDAKRFHVFRDGNCSCGDYW is encoded by the coding sequence ATGAAAACACTAAAGCAAGCTGCAAGTGGATTCAATCACATTATACAGTCATGTAAAAGCTTTAAACAACTGAACCAAACCCATGCTCGCATGCTCAAAACTGGATCCAAAGACAAGAAACTTCTATCGAAACTTGTTAGCATGTATGTCGTGCTTGACAGTATGGAGGATGCCCAAATGGTTTTTGACAAAATCTCTGgatcaaaaaatgcatttttatgGAATGAAATGATCAGAGGCTATGCTACTAATGGCCCATATGTAGAAGCCATTAGGTTGTATTACCAAATGAAAAGAACAGGTCAACTGGCAGACACTTACAcatttaattttgttttaaaaGCGTGCAGTGCTCTTGAGGCTCTGGAAGAAGGTAGAAAGATTCATGATGAGATAGTCAGAGTGGGATGCGAGTCTGATCTTTACGTGGGGAATGGGCTCGTGGGATTATATTGTAGGTGTGGAGCAATGGAAATTGCCcggcaagtgtttgacaaaatgcggAAGAGAGACGTGGTGTTGTGGAATACCATGATTGCTGGGTATGCCACACACGGGCCTTTCGAGCAGGCGGTTGCATTCTTCTATAGAATGCAGGAGGAATCTGGTATTAAGCCTGATACTTTCAGTTTTAATTTTGTGTTTAAGGCATGCGCCGAGCTGTCTGATCTTGAGGAGGGGAAGAGAATTCATGATTGTGTGGTTAGGAGCCGGCTAGGACTGGATATTTATGTTGGGAATTCGCTTGTGGCTATGTATGCAAAGTGTGGGAATATGGAGGTTGCGAGGGAGATATTTGATAGTATGCCTGATAGGGATGTGGTTTCATGGAATTCAATCATTGGTGGATACGGGAATAATGAAGAGTGTAGCGAGGCCTTATTGCTCTTTAATAGAATGCAAATGGAGGGCTTGAAGCCTACCAGAGTCACTATGCCAAGCGTGCTTAAGGCTCTAGCAGATTTGGCAGCCATGCAACAGGCGAAAGCAATCCATGGTTATGTAATTCAAAGAGGCTTTGATTCCGATGTTGTTGTTGGGACTGGTCTCATAGACTTGTATGCCAAATGTGGAAGTGTAGAgattgcatgccaagtgtttgataaGATGTCTAAAAGAAATGTAATCTCATGGAGTGCAATGATTGATGGTTATGGAATGCATGGACATGGTGACAAAGCTCTTGAACTTTTTGTTAGAATGGAACAGGCGGGTTTAAAGCCAGATTATGTTACTTTTGTTTGTGTTTTGTCCGCATGCAGTCATGGGGGACTGGTGGATGAGGGCTGGCATTATTTTAACTACATGATTGAATATTATTGCATTCCGCCGAGAGAGGAGCATTATGCGTGCATGGTTGATCTTCTTGGACGTGCCGGGCATCTGGATGAGGCACAAAACTTCATTGAAAATATACCATTCGAACCAGGCGTTACTGTTTGGGGTTCTTTGCTTGCTGCTTGTGGCATTCATGGTAACATTGAGCTAGGAGAAAAGGTAGCAAAACGTGTTCTGGAATTAGACCCCCAAAATGCTGGGCGTTACGTACTGCTGTCCAATATCTATGCTGCTGCTGGCAGATGGGATCAGGTAATAAAGGTAAGATCATTGATGAAAGAAAGGATGGTGAAAAAGAATCCAGGATGCAGCTTGATTGAGATAAATAACAAAGTCCATTCATTCCTTGTGGGTGACAGATCACATCTTgattttgacaaaattgatgcaatgcTGGAAAATTTGGCTGTACATATGAAGGAGGCAGGGTATGTTCCTAATACAAACTTTGTGTTGCATGATGTGGAGGAAGAGGTGAAGGAAGATTTACTTGGGAGGCACAGTGAAAAGTTGGCCATTGCATTTGGTCTAATTAAAACAAGCCCAGGAACGCCAATCCGGATCACCAAAAATCTTCGTGTATGTGGTGATTGCCATGTTGCAACGAAGTTCATCTCCATGATTGTCAAACGAGAAATTATAGTAAGGGATGCAAAACGATTCCACGTTTTTAGGGATGGAAATTGTTCTTGTGGGGATTACTGGTAA